atcagagtaaagtGCCATCTGTGGATCATTTACTCCACTGTAGAGTAGATGATAATCATGATGGGTTTGATCTTGATTGTTATTTGGCAGTAATAGAATGTAATATTTAACTGCATTTAAAGCAGCTATAATCAGTATGTGTATAATaacgatggatggatggatggcttagATGACTACatgtaatgtgaaaggtgtTGATAGcagtgacaaacccacagatcATCTGACTGTGCCATTCCCTGCAGCTCTGCAGAACTTTTAAGCTTCTTTCAGCTCACTATTTCGTTTTTTCCAGCCCACAGCTTTACTCTTTAGGTTCACTCTCATGCCTCATGCTTGGTTTTTAGTAAGACAGACTCGATTAGTGACCAGCTGGTGAAcctagtggagcatttagcaactaaagagccagatatttcaaGAGTTTGTAGAGACCAACCAGCAACCTCAgcaactgcagttccttgaatgaccacttaaggctggctccctgagtgagtcagtccctatagaccctcatgttagaatgcccaactttacaagACAAATAAATATGTTAACAGCCTGGTTCAAACAATGGGTTGGGTCTCTAGAGCTAAGTCCCCTGTATATGACAACTGTATTTGGGATGAACTAACCTGTTAACATTTTGATAAGACTTGAAGTtatacataattaagggcgtggctgctttCGGTGCCATCTGTTGGCAAGTTGCCACAATGGCGACAACAATGGTTAAGTAACCTCTTTAACCAGCTTTGATGTAACCAtggtgtaaccccagattcTCAGAGTGTAGATGAAGCCGTAGCTGTCACTTCTTCAGAGCGTTGTCAGTTCAAGAAAGCTAATTGTAATGATTTGGGCAGCTAAAAAAGACTTGATCAGTGTGTTATTGTGCCAAAAGACCTTTTAAGGAGTCGGATGTTCAGTTTTTTCCGGTAAGCACATTGTGCTTTAATGGgtttaagtctgtttttttttaccagcaaaAGTTTGCATTAGcgctagcattagggttagctCCGCCTTCTCATCCAAATTAGGTCACATCTGTCTCCTAAAATTCATGATgacaacagccaaaatgccaaacttaaggcttcaaaacaggagttcaTAAACCAGTGGGTGAAGTTTCAGTGGCTACGTCAattatttttaaagtctatggtagagaccaaaaacagagcttaaCAGAGAGTAGGTATCAGACTTACACTTATCAGATGATCAAAagcaatattttaaattaatgcTTATATTGCTTTGTATCTGCTAGATGTGTAAATTTGCTATTAAGTTCACCACATCAACTTAGAAGGTGATAATGAGTCAATGTTCTGTTCACAAGTTGTTTCAGCTGCCCCCAAAGTGGCCATAAAATCTGTTAATGCAGGTCTAATTACATGTATTAAAGAATACCTGAGCTTTTCAGTGGGATTTTAAAGTTCCAAAAAGCTGGTTATTTGTAATTAGCCTCAGTATTTATTATTGACTTTGGAATTTTAAGACTTTTGGCTGAAACTTGTTAATTATAATAACCATAAAATGACaattcacccccaaatcaaaaattcactttttcctcttacctgtagtgctatttatctagattgttttgatgtgtgttgcagagtgttggagatatcagctgtggagatgtctgccttctctcaaatataatggaactagatggcactcagcttgtggtgcccaAAGTGCCAAAGATAAAcattggaaaaactcaacagcaatgtctctttgcagaaatcttGACCTGaatactcaagataatccacagaccttgttgtgagcagtttcatgtaggaactattttctttctaccgaactacacccaccaaccacatcaccatgcagaaggaagtgtgcatctactcatggacgagaggctcctgctcgtgacagtgtgagatgtaaatgtTAAAAGCATCtttcttggctgagctgtaacattagctagctcagtggtgctggcagcagtagatgcactcttccttctgcatggtgatgtggttggtggatgtagttcggtagaaaatagttcctacatgaaactgctcacaacaaggtctgtggattatcttgagtgactgcatcatgatttctgcaaagagatgttgcttgtgaatttttttaatgtatttttttttggcgctttgagcaccacaagccgagtgccatctagttccattatattagagagaagaggaggcagacatctctacagctgatacctccaacactctgcagctcacaccaacacaatccagactgataaatagcactacaggtaagaggaaaaatgtttctgactttgggatgaactgttcCATTAACATCATTGATAGCTGTTGTCAGTCTGAGTAGATTAAGCACTGATGGATGAGGAAAACATTTCACCGTTGGAGCATTCATTTTAGAGAGAGGGGAGTAATCATGATGCCTTTTTGCTTTTCCATCAGGAATGCACCGGGTGTTTCCTGTAGTTTTAGGAGAAATATCCTCTCTTGGAATAAGAATCACCAAAAGATAACCAAGATGAAAATTCATCACTGACAGTAATTTCTTTCCCCCCATTTTGAAATACTCTACTCCGGCTCACTTTACAGTTTGGTTGTGAGCATACCACATTATCTTCCTGATTGTGGCGTATATGTATACAAACATGCACAGATATGGAGCTATGAGAAGCAATACTTAGATAACACTCCACCACACTTTGTCTCTCCTCAGCTCAGTCAGTAATACCAACTCACTCATCCTGTGAGTCATCCCTTTAAGTTATGATGTTAAGTGATCCGGCATGTCATCTGTACATGTCCTGAGCACtctaacaaaacattttatgtcAGGGCAGTGGGAGTATCTTTTATCCCTGATGGCCATCAGtcaaaagtttctttttttttaccttctgATGTTACAGCAGTGGATTCCAATCTCTATCACCTAATCTATCCCCTCGTACTCTCTCTCATCTGCTCTATTCTCTAATGCATCCCCTAAAAAGGAGTGAAGGGTTAGGGGTGGATTTGGATGTGGGGTTTGGGGTGTGTTTGGGTCACAGATGGGTATATACAGCCCCCCATAACTTGACCAGGCGTGTGGTCTCTGTGCTTGACCCTCAGTGGATGCTACTGTCTCCACCTGTTCTTGTATTGTCTTTATTTTGctccttcctcttttcctcctaACTGGAATCATGGCTTTCTACAGACACTCAGGTAAAAACAGAAGAAGGTGTCATACTAGATGCTAATAAGTTACTGAATGTGTTATCAGTTATTAGGTACACACTGTAAAACCTGTCTGCTGTTGTCACAGCTCAGGAGGTGCTGAAGTGAATttgtaaaatgatttttaaCACGATACGCTTCCCTGTGAGAACATCAACTTTTGAGTTtagaaaaacatcttttcagcCTTGTgacaatgcatttaaatgttttatccAGCCTGACAAAGAGGAGAATTTTCTGTGCCCACAAAGGAAAACTTAATCCTTCAGTCTATCTGCTTGAGAATAAGTGTTTTCTACTAGAGAGTGgttcaaggattttttattattgtccAAATAGCCAAGGTGGAACTAATTGTAAGACTCCGTCTAATGCaagttttagtttttgttactatatttattttgtattttcaatttCATATCGTAAGAGACGCTCCTCGATGTTATGGCCTGCTGTGACCTGTTGCCTTTATGGaaagtgtttgttcagtgtttgggcTGTGTAATAGAGATGTGTTGCAATGTTCCTTATTTTTTGTTTACCAAAGTTGCCAGTAGGCAAAATAATCTCAGTCCCCAGCGAGAggattttgtctgtctttgacacttgcactagtgtgtgttaaaaaaaaaaaaacgaaaagaAATGGAtcctgcattttgtttttctgtgctgtTACCGAAAAATTTAGGCGCACCAGTGCAACCAATGCAAAAATTAAATTTAGAAGACTGCCCAATGAAATGCGTAACTATACTGTATGTAAGATATAATCTAGGCTCAAAGGTGAACTCTAAGCTAAATGACCAGCTTTAAGGCCTGAATGTCCAAATCTAAAATCTAAAACTTCTCAGGTCTGGGAGAACTGTTtacttattttttcatttagatTAAACTACATGATGTTTTTCAGGTAAAATGCGTTACGATAAACGCCTGAATTTGAGGAAGTATTTCATCAAAGAGGGCCTGAAAGTTCATTGAAGCCTTTTTTCCTCATGGGTAGGATGATTGAACCTTTTTCTGCAGTCAAATGAACTTTGGTAGCTATATGATGGTGTTGTGTTGAAGCAGAAATCTTTTAACATGTGGTGctctcttcctgttttcttGATGCATATCAGAGAAAGGCTACATAACATCCTGCTCCAGGATTTTCATTGCACTTTATTCTTTTAGTTTTGTTAAGATGCAAGACAGCAAGATGAGTGATTATATTTAAATGACCTGATTTTGCATGAGGCCTACTTTCCAGAGAGAACAGTAAGTTAGCTGTTGATTTGGCTGATATGCTGTCGAGGTCTCTCTGCCTTTGATCATCTCACACCGCTCTGACTCACCTCTCAAACTGAGCTCACATTGACCTTTCTTGCGCCCCAAAGGGACCTCGGTGGTATACTCCGCTGCCCTCCACAGCTGAGAGTCTGTACATACCATGCCTGTTTGACAGGgggcagctgtcacactgtctGTAACAAAAGATTAAAGTTACTGGACTCGTATGAACTCGAGCCACAATGGCTGTGCAGTCCCAGTAGTCATCACTCTCCATTTGTCCCCTCTGGAAGGTCAATATGCTTTAAATAGAAAGTCCATATCTAAAATAGACCTCTAGGCTGGCGGGGCTCAGTAATGACACCcaagcattgtgtgtgtgatttgacAGTGTTGGACTGGATGGGTTTTTTCCTGCTTTGGTTCCGTAGGAGGTGAGCGTAGGCGGAGCGGGGCGTGTGAGGGCTCAGTCCAGTACTTTATCCCTGAGCACAGCTGCAGATAGAAACTCCTcttccatctatccatccacacacacacacatcgggGGCACATACCACGCTCCAGGAGGCTCATCTCTTTAGCACGGCTGTTTACCACATCCCACTTAAATAGCTGTAGTCCCCTTAcataaatattttctttgttcCTACGGCTACAAGGACAAAAATGCCATTCCACCCATTGTTTCATCCATTTGTGCTTACTGGATTAAAAAGACATATAAATCACTTTTGCTAAAGTTCACACACTCCTCAGCTGCACtctctgtgtgagagagaaagaggagccTTAAAGTGATGTAGATAAAGCATCCACACACTCCACCCTACGCACAGTTGATCCAGGAAACTTGTGCTCCCAGTGGACGCCGCCTGTTATGGGAGCGCAGGAATGTTGATGAATGAAGACGCAACTCAGTGTTTACTCTAACAGCCAATAAAATGACCTGACCAAAAtgcagacaaaagacaaaagacagagaGCGTGGGCTGGACTCACGGGGGGAGGTCTTCAAAATGGAAGGTGAAGGGAATGAGCCAGATGATCTAAAAATATGAGCTAAGCTTTCCAGGGAGAGCTTGATAAAAAGTCCGCAGGCCAGAAAGAACGCAGACAACAAGCAGACATCTGTGGGCTGCTTTTCTAACCTCACTCACACTTCTCTCATCAGTTTGGTATGCCTCTGTTAGAGCTGCATCTCCCTGTGTCTCTCTAATGTTaaaaggaaaacataaaaatatacttAATCCAATTTCTGCCTAGATTTGATTTGGAGATCAGATTTACAGTAACTGCCTTGGGCATGGTTGTGCTGTTCACCAAGCTCTGATCATTAAATGCTGATTTTTGTTCTTCATTTCTTTTGTGCTGCAAAGCACTTTTAATCAACTGTACAGTGTTGTAAGTGCTCTATAAATCAATGCATTTATTGACTTGTGTTGCTCAGAGAGTCATGAGGATGATAGAAAAGGCAACACTGTCCCCATCTGGTGAGTAAAGGAAACACAGTCACGTAGGGTGGATAGTAGCTCTGTAAGTCTGACAGCCTGTTGTGTTTTCCACAGGTCCCAGGAGTTACCTCACCTCCACCATGACTGACCGCTTTGACTGCTACTACTGCCGGGACAACCTGCACGGGAAGAAATATGTGAAGAAGGAGGACAAGCATGTGTGCACCAAGTGCTTTGATAAGATCTGCGCCAACACCTGCGCAGAGTGCAGGCGCCCCATTGGTGCTGACGCCAAGGTGAGGACACAGTTTATCTGAGTgaaagaaaattaatgaatgagtGAAGGAGGGAGTGACAAAacatcaaacaacaacaacaaaaacaacaaattatgTTTGACATATGATATTTTATTCAccatttaaaaaatgctaaacagaaaacaataatACAGCATACTTAATGTGTACAAAGAGCATAGTATAATTTCtcaaagaaaaatgtttgtttatcctGCTTTGTATGGTAGTTAGTAAGCCAACATTATTAAAGTCTTTACTTGGTATCCAACTGTATCTGTAAATACATTAACCCCacatattattaataataatgataataataataatttgatatCTTTGTAGTTTAGCAGTCTTATCACAAGAcactttttgatttttttcttttgtgaaaaTACCCATAAATACACGTTCTGAAGATAGCAGGTACAGAAAATATACTTTCCTACACTCATACAGATGGAAACATGGACTTTTcccaagataaaaacaacagccTTGTTTTAAGTTTTCAGATAATAgggtttttaattgtttatttagtttaagAATCCATAAAGGAATGCTTAACAACACATAATACTTCAGTTTATATGGAAAATTATAACCCACCATATCTGGAGATGCATAGTTCTCAATGGACAATGTCACCCCCCGAAAAAAACAACTAACCTTAAAATGATTTAACTGGCCTTTTACTGGCAATCATGATATAAGTAGCTCTATAGTAATTATTTGACTCTATGGATTTCTACAGATGTCAAGGACTACATTAGAATGAATATTCTGATGTCACATTAAATGCACTAAATCTGTCCCCGTGTTtgtgtgacacagagagaataacagtttaaaaaagaggttttataaataaacacacGATTTATTTAAAGGTCTGTAGGATTTAATGGGATCAAGTGGTGAGGTTGTGGACTGCATCCAACTAAAACTTCtctcatgtgccaagcatgtaggacaACTACTTTGACTGaaccaaaaactaaaaaatgtgaatggccctatctcaagccagtgtttggtttgtccattttgggccATTGCAAAACTACATGGCAGTCTCTGTGAAAGAGCAGCCCCTCTgcatataaacagctcattctaaggtaatgaaaacacaggtcttattttaaggtgattatacaataatgaaaatatagtCATGATAGCATCATAGCATTTCTGCCAGTACATGCCCCTAAATCATAGACCTTTAATTTATGGTCTACTCGTTTGCTTTTTTTCACTTAGTCAGTTTGACTTATGACACTAACAATGGCTCTGTTTTATTTGAATATTCCAGTAAGCCATGGCAGTGTGACACTGAGCCAACATTAACAATACCAGAACCCTGACACTGAAGCAGATATATGACATTCAGCCATCAtcagttttattatttacacctgctTTTTGCAACATGTCAAAGTGTCTCATTCACCTTGAATTTTAAGATGTCTTATATGGGTGTTGTATTATCGATAGGATGTATCTATGTGCATCTGTTCGGAGAGCCCTCAGTCTCAAGCTGTTCTACAACTTGTCTGCCATCCAGCAGTGGCGTCTGCATCCCAGATCCTCTCAGCACTCAGTCACAGGCAGTTGAATGGGTGAAAGGATGTGCGATTCCTACTAATGAGACTTAAATACTTCATTGCATTCCCACCATCTAAGTCCCCTAACTCCTTCATGGCTCACCACGTCCCAGTTCACTTCATCTCCAACGCCTCTCTAACGCCTGCCACATGGGCTTGTTCTGTACTCTGGCCACGAGCCTCAGTCCACATGATGAGTAAACAAACTCCACTGTAATGAGGTCTGTATGAGGACTTAGTGAGGGCACCTCTGCTCACCCCGAGCCTCCTCTCTGTGTTCCAGGAGCTGCACCATAAGAACCGCTACTGGCATGAGGACTGTTTCCGCTGTGCCAAGTGCTACAAGCCACTGGCCACCGAGCCGTTCAGCGCCAGGGATGATGGCAAGATAATGTGCGGCAAGTGTGGCTCTCGGGAGGATGGCAACCGCTGCCAGGGCTGCTACAAGGTGGTCATGCCAGGTAAGTTTGCAAATTTTTTCTCATTACTGTTTACTAAATCTGATCGAACAAACATGCAGTCCTGAAGCAGATTAATATACAGGATAAACTTAACTTTTTGCTTGGTTAGtcacaaatatttcatgtttCACACAAATAAGTAGCATCTGAAACTAAGTTTTTAGGGGCTTTAAAGAAAGAGGTCGATGTTTATTAAATCTATAATGTTTTCCTATTTCTTATTACATctgcttttttttgtaatactGTTTTGCTGCACATGACCTCTATTTCAGCCTATCTATGATATTGTTTTGCTTCAAATAAAGCACTGTGTAACTGAATCAAGTGCCCATGAATAGAGGTTATTTATTACCCCTCAACAAGCAATGCTACTGGAGAGCCTAAAGTTTCCAAAAAGGGTTAGAAATTTCAGATATGTATAAAATAGATTATGCACAACACATGtagaatatttcaatttaaTGGAAAGGTACAATCATAAAAAGCTGGTTATTTCACTCAGCATAAGCCTCGTAAAACTTCAACTACATGACGGTGCAAGCTGatgaaaaaatactgtatatatgataatactgtatatatgaTAATGTGGAAGTATTGTATATGATACAATGTGGAAGAAAGTGATTTCAGAACATCAGCACTACATTTTATGTTTGTTATTTAGGCTCCCAGAACGTGGAGTACAAGCACAAGGTGTGGCATGAGGAATGCTTCACCTGCTTTGAATGCAAGCAGCCGATCCGCACACAAAGCTTCCTGACCAAGGGAGATGACATCTACTGTGCTCCCTGCCATGACAGGAAGTTTGCTAAGAAATGCTTCCACTGCAAGCAGGTACAAACACTGATGGTGTATCAATTACAGCAGGGATTTCAAAGAtttgatgactgagtgccaCTTCAGGGAGCCAGCATATGATTGAAGGCAGCACACGAAAACTCACACATGAAACAAAATATCTTTTCCCACACACTTCCAGATAAATCTGCTAGATGTCCCCCAAAATCACTAACTTCAGCTCACAAGCGTTATCACTGTTGAAAACATAATTCCTGCAACACTGGCAAGGTGCAACCAATGGTGTAATGTAATGGTGTAAATGTaagcttttaaaaatgaaagtatTGAAATGGACcctaaatgaaaaaatacaatgaaTGCATGTCATGTCACATACAGAGGCAATACAGAATATTTCTGAGCGCCACCTTTGGCCTGTGAACTAAGTACtgtactatgattttttttaggacatttaaaaaaaaaaaaaaaaagttctatcATAATATGTTATCTTTGATTTATCTTATGCATTTTTCATGACAAACTTTATAATACCTTTTTAAGGAGACTTTATGACATGTCCAATGACCTTTGTAAGGATGTTTTTTGACACAAGACATATCTTGATGAAtgcttttaaagaaatactaaactgtgaccatgtttatgacatttttttgacatactatgctatgaccatttttatgaaatttctatgacatactttactatgaccaTGTTGAAGAAATTtttgatatactatactatgactttttttgacatttccatgacatactatactacgataattttttatgacatttttttgacatgctatattatgaccaTTTTTTGACAGACTTTACTATGACAATTATTAgaccatttttatgatatttttatgacatgctatactatgattgttttttattacatttaatgaCATACAAAACCATGAtccttttttgacattttttatggcatgctatactattatCATttctatgacctttttatgacataacatactatgaccattttcatatttttgtgtcagccTATACGATGatcgtttttatattttttatgacatactatactttgatgATTTTCGTATTTTTATaagctatactatgaccatgtctattacattttcatgacatactttGATATACTATGATATGTGATACTATGATAGTTTTTATGATATTcttatgacatactacactatgacctttttatgaaatttttatgacattttaatgacatactatactatgactttttttcatgattttggacgccatactatactatgacttttgtgatatgattttggacgacatgctatactatgcctttttttccaatgattttggacgacatactatacgatgactttttttcttgattttggacgccatactatactatgccttttgttatatgattttggacgacatgctatactatgacttttttcatgattttggacgacatactatactatgactttttttcttgattttggacgccatactatactatgccttttGTTATATGattgtggacgacatgctatactatgacttttttcatgattttggacgacatactatactatgccttttttcatgattgtggacgacatactatactatgccttttttcatgattttggacgacatactatactatgccttttttcatgattgtggacgacatactatactatgccttttttcatgattttggacgacatactatactatgacttttttccatgattttggacgacatactatactatgccttttttcatgattgtggacgacatactatactatgactttttttcatgattttggacgacatactatactatgccttttttcatgattgtggacgacatgctatactatgacttttttcatgattttggacgacatactatactatgcctttttttcatgattttggacgacatactatacaatgactttttttcttgattttggacgccatactatactatgccttttgttatatgattttggacgacatgctatactatgactttttttcatgattttggacgacatactatactatgccttttttcatgattgtggacgacatactatactatgccttttttcatgattgtggacgacatactatactatgactttttttcatgattttggacgacatactatactatgccttttttcatgattgtggatgacatactatactatgccttttttcatgattgtggacgacatactatactatgacttttttcatgattgtggacgccatactatactatgccttttttcatgattttggacgacatactatactatgccttttttcatgattgtggacgacatactatactatgactttttttcatgattttggacgacatactatactatgccttttttcatgattgtggacgacatactatactatgactttttttcatgattttggacgacatactatactatgccttttttcatgattgtggacgacatactatactatgacttttttttaataattttggatgacatgctatactatgactttttttatgattttggacaacatactatactatgacttttttcatgattgtggacgacatgctatactatgactttttttccatgattttggacgacataccatactatgactttttttcttgattttggacgccatactatactatgacttttgttatatgattttggacgacatgctatactatgcctttttttccaatgattttggacgacatgctatactatgactttttttcatgattttggacgacatactatactatgccttttttcatgattgtggacgacatactatactatgactttttttcatgattttggacgacatactatactatgccttttttcatgattgtggacgacatactatactatgcctattttcatgattttggacgacatgctatactatgacttttttcatgattttggacgccattctatactatgccttttgttatatg
This region of Epinephelus fuscoguttatus linkage group LG9, E.fuscoguttatus.final_Chr_v1 genomic DNA includes:
- the fhl1a gene encoding four and a half LIM domains protein 1a isoform X2, which produces MTDRFDCYYCRDNLHGKKYVKKEDKHVCTKCFDKICANTCAECRRPIGADAKELHHKNRYWHEDCFRCAKCYKPLATEPFSARDDGKIMCGKCGSREDGNRCQGCYKVVMPGSQNVEYKHKVWHEECFTCFECKQPIRTQSFLTKGDDIYCAPCHDRKFAKKCFHCKQPITSGGISYQDHPWHSECFVCHTCRKPLAGARFTSHENNVYCVDCFKTDVAKKCHGCKNPITGFGHGTNVVNYEGFSWHEYCFNCKKCSLSLANKRFVISGDHIYCPDCAKKV
- the fhl1a gene encoding four and a half LIM domains protein 1a isoform X1, coding for MAFYRHSGPRSYLTSTMTDRFDCYYCRDNLHGKKYVKKEDKHVCTKCFDKICANTCAECRRPIGADAKELHHKNRYWHEDCFRCAKCYKPLATEPFSARDDGKIMCGKCGSREDGNRCQGCYKVVMPGSQNVEYKHKVWHEECFTCFECKQPIRTQSFLTKGDDIYCAPCHDRKFAKKCFHCKQPITSGGISYQDHPWHSECFVCHTCRKPLAGARFTSHENNVYCVDCFKTDVAKKCHGCKNPITGFGHGTNVVNYEGFSWHEYCFNCKKCSLSLANKRFVISGDHIYCPDCAKKV